Proteins encoded by one window of Anaerosalibacter sp. Marseille-P3206:
- the gcvPB gene encoding aminomethyl-transferring glycine dehydrogenase subunit GcvPB, with protein MKKYDKLVFELSVPGRVGYKLPELDVEETDISEFIPTDYLREEELNFPEVSEVDIIRHYTNLSNKNYGLDTGFYPLGSCTMKYNPKINEDMAKLEGFTDIHPYQPEETVQGALKLMYNLEKSLCEITGMERVTLQPAAGAHGELTGMMIIKAYHEKRGDTKRTKIIVPDSAHGTNPASAVMAGFDVVEVKSNKDGLVDIDSLKEVLSDEIAGLMLTNPNTLGLFEKDIKKIAELIHDCGGLLYYDGANANAIMGITRPGDMGFDVVHLNLHKTFSTPHGGGGPGSGPVGVKKELVEFLPVPVVEKDGDKYHLEYNRPNTIGKVKDFYGHFGVLVKAYSYILSMGSDGLKKASEMAVLNANYLAASLKDDYNLPIDRVCKHEFVLGGIKEETLEVATLDVAKRLLDFGFHPPTVYFPLIVHEAIMIEPTESESVETLDEFVKAMKEIANEAKENPEKLKEAPLNTPVRRIDETRAARNPILKYEG; from the coding sequence ATGAAAAAGTATGATAAGTTAGTTTTTGAACTATCAGTACCAGGTAGAGTTGGATATAAACTACCAGAACTTGATGTTGAAGAAACTGACATTAGTGAATTCATTCCAACTGACTATTTGAGAGAAGAAGAGCTTAATTTTCCAGAAGTAAGCGAAGTAGATATCATTAGACATTATACAAATCTTTCAAATAAAAACTATGGATTAGATACAGGATTTTATCCATTAGGCTCTTGTACAATGAAATATAATCCTAAGATCAATGAAGATATGGCAAAACTTGAAGGATTTACAGATATCCATCCATATCAACCAGAAGAGACAGTACAAGGTGCATTAAAGTTAATGTATAATTTGGAAAAGTCTCTATGTGAAATCACTGGAATGGAGAGAGTAACTCTTCAACCAGCTGCTGGTGCTCATGGAGAGCTTACAGGTATGATGATTATTAAGGCATACCATGAGAAAAGAGGAGATACTAAACGTACTAAAATAATAGTACCAGATTCTGCTCATGGTACAAACCCAGCTAGTGCAGTAATGGCAGGATTTGATGTAGTAGAAGTAAAATCAAATAAAGATGGATTAGTAGATATTGATAGTTTAAAAGAAGTTTTAAGTGATGAAATTGCAGGTCTAATGCTTACAAATCCAAACACATTAGGCTTATTTGAAAAAGATATAAAGAAAATAGCTGAACTTATCCATGATTGTGGTGGGTTACTATACTATGATGGTGCAAATGCAAATGCTATCATGGGCATAACAAGACCAGGAGATATGGGATTTGACGTAGTTCACTTGAACTTACACAAGACTTTTTCAACTCCACATGGTGGCGGAGGACCAGGAAGTGGACCAGTAGGAGTAAAGAAGGAACTAGTAGAATTCCTACCAGTACCTGTAGTTGAGAAAGATGGAGATAAATATCATCTTGAATACAATAGACCTAATACTATAGGAAAAGTTAAAGATTTCTATGGACATTTTGGTGTATTAGTTAAAGCTTATTCATATATACTATCTATGGGTAGTGATGGGCTTAAAAAGGCTAGTGAAATGGCTGTGTTAAATGCTAACTACCTAGCAGCTAGCTTAAAGGATGATTACAATCTTCCAATAGATAGGGTATGTAAACATGAATTTGTACTAGGTGGTATTAAGGAAGAAACATTAGAAGTGGCTACATTAGATGTAGCAAAAAGACTTCTTGATTTTGGTTTCCATCCACCAACAGTTTATTTCCCACTTATTGTTCATGAAGCTATTATGATAGAGCCAACAGAGTCAGAAAGTGTAGAAACATTAGACGAATTTGTAAAGGCGATGAAGGAAATAGCAAATGAAGCTAAAGAAAATCCAGAAAAACTAAAAGAAGCACCTCTCAATACTCCAGTAAGGAGAATAGATGAAACGAGAGCAGCAAGGAATCCAATACTTAAATACGAAGGGTAG
- a CDS encoding ABC transporter ATP-binding protein encodes MKGLKSIFKFMKGNKHIYVLSIVSIILATFFTILGPLLIRLTIDSIIGNETINKEILLKLVDFLGGKEYLKSNIWIIGLILIGLTALRGLFLYLKNTLSSKASENTAKTIREEMYDHIQRLPYEYHVNADTGDLIQRCSSDVETIRRFLAVQLVEIGGSIFTLAFISYVMFNLNVKLALVSMAAVPIIFIFAFVFFSKIQKVFLETDEAEAELSTVLQENLTGIRVVKAFARQNFEIAKFSEKNEKFKYYICKITRLMAWYWSISDLICMLQIGAVVIVGSMWAANGELSLGTLVVFITYEGMLLWPVRQMGRILTDMGKSIVSVNRIEEILNEPIEIAEENFQKPNIDGNVSFEDVYFEYEKGKPVLKGVSFDVKKGETIAILGPTGSGKSSLVHLLPRLYEYNMGSIKIDGIELKNIDKKWVRKNIGLVLQEPFLFAKTVKDNIKIANSKLEDRKVYEAAKIASIHEDIVSFDKGYDTPVGERGVSLSGGQKQRIAIARTIINECPIIVFDDSLSAVDTETDIAIREALNKRKNKSTTFIISHRISTVMEADEIIVIDKGKIVQKGTHESLIKQDGLYKRVYNIQNSIDQNVEKVNIRG; translated from the coding sequence GTGAAAGGACTAAAATCGATTTTTAAATTTATGAAAGGAAACAAACACATTTATGTTCTAAGTATTGTATCTATTATTTTGGCAACATTCTTTACAATACTAGGACCACTATTAATAAGACTTACTATTGACTCTATCATTGGTAATGAAACTATTAATAAAGAAATACTTTTGAAACTAGTAGATTTTCTTGGAGGAAAAGAATATCTAAAAAGTAACATTTGGATAATAGGATTAATACTTATAGGTTTGACAGCTTTAAGAGGACTATTTTTATATTTGAAAAATACTCTTTCTAGCAAAGCTTCAGAAAATACTGCAAAAACTATAAGAGAAGAAATGTATGATCATATACAAAGACTTCCTTATGAATACCATGTAAATGCAGATACTGGGGATTTAATTCAAAGATGTAGTTCAGATGTAGAAACTATAAGGCGTTTCTTAGCAGTTCAACTAGTAGAAATAGGTGGTTCTATTTTTACTTTGGCATTTATATCCTATGTCATGTTTAACTTAAATGTTAAACTTGCATTAGTATCTATGGCTGCTGTACCAATTATATTTATATTTGCCTTTGTATTCTTCTCAAAAATACAAAAAGTATTTCTTGAAACTGATGAGGCAGAGGCAGAATTATCTACAGTATTACAAGAAAACTTAACTGGTATTAGAGTTGTAAAAGCCTTTGCAAGACAAAATTTTGAAATCGCAAAATTTAGTGAAAAAAATGAAAAGTTCAAATATTATATATGCAAAATAACTAGACTAATGGCTTGGTATTGGTCAATATCTGACCTTATTTGTATGTTGCAAATAGGAGCTGTAGTTATAGTAGGTAGTATGTGGGCAGCTAATGGAGAGCTATCTTTAGGTACATTGGTTGTATTTATTACCTATGAAGGTATGCTACTGTGGCCTGTTAGGCAAATGGGAAGGATACTTACAGATATGGGAAAATCAATAGTTTCTGTAAATCGTATTGAAGAAATACTTAATGAGCCTATAGAAATTGCAGAAGAAAACTTCCAAAAACCTAATATAGATGGAAATGTTAGTTTTGAGGATGTTTACTTTGAATATGAAAAGGGAAAACCTGTGTTAAAGGGAGTCTCCTTTGATGTAAAGAAAGGAGAAACTATAGCTATACTTGGACCTACTGGTTCTGGTAAGAGTTCATTGGTACATCTTCTTCCAAGACTATATGAATACAATATGGGTTCTATAAAAATTGATGGTATAGAACTGAAAAACATTGATAAAAAATGGGTTAGAAAAAATATAGGATTAGTTCTTCAAGAACCTTTTCTGTTTGCTAAAACAGTTAAGGATAATATAAAGATTGCAAATTCTAAACTTGAAGATAGAAAAGTATATGAAGCAGCAAAGATAGCTAGTATACACGAAGATATTGTATCTTTCGACAAGGGGTATGACACTCCTGTAGGAGAAAGGGGAGTTTCTCTTTCTGGAGGTCAAAAACAACGTATAGCTATTGCAAGAACTATAATCAACGAATGTCCTATAATTGTTTTTGATGATTCCCTAAGTGCAGTAGATACAGAAACAGATATTGCTATTAGAGAAGCACTGAATAAAAGGAAAAATAAATCCACAACTTTTATTATCTCCCATAGGATATCTACAGTAATGGAAGCAGATGAAATCATAGTAATAGACAAAGGTAAAATCGTTCAAAAGGGAACTCATGAAAGCTTAATAAAACAAGATGGTCTATATAAAAGAGTGTATAATATTCAAAACTCAATTGACCAAAATGTTGAAAAAGTAAATATAAGAGGATAA
- a CDS encoding ABC transporter ATP-binding protein, with the protein MDEMKEEIVNEKINFSFWKNFLIYAKPYKKSFIFLAIVNAGVGIIDALFPLLNGKAIDDFVVNGTTAGLGKFATIYISLVLIQVVNVWFFITTAGKIEANIAYDIRKIAFEKLQVLSLSYYDNKAVGWLMARMTSDINRLSETISWGLIDFVWGFTMMICIVVIMFSLNVKLALITLAVIPPLAIISVYFQEKILVAYRKVRAINSRITGAFNEDISGAKTTKTLVREDENLQEFTKLTSEMKESSVKAVTISSIYLPIVLLLGSIGTALALNFGGKGVALNIISYGVLVSFINYTIQFFEPVRQMAAIFAELQSAQASAERVFSLINEDLEIEDNIKVTNKYGDFFNPKREAWPEIKGEIEFKNVSFSYNTGEEILNDFNLHVKPGETIALVGETGSGKSTIVNLLCRFYEPTEGEILFDGVDYRERPQIWLHENLGYVLQSPHLFSGTIKDNIMYGDLNASELDIIRASKLVNAHDFIMELDKEYDTEVGEGGNLLSTGQKQLISFARAVLRNPKIFVLDEATSSIDTETEKIIQDTIQKVLKGRTSFIIAHRLSTIVNADRILVIKKGKVIESGNHRELMSKKGYYYRLYTNQFVEEQSKVILN; encoded by the coding sequence ATGGATGAAATGAAAGAAGAAATAGTTAATGAAAAAATTAACTTTTCATTTTGGAAAAACTTTTTAATATATGCTAAGCCTTATAAAAAAAGCTTTATTTTCTTAGCTATTGTTAATGCTGGAGTAGGTATAATTGATGCTCTATTTCCACTTCTAAATGGTAAAGCCATAGATGATTTTGTAGTCAATGGAACTACCGCTGGTTTGGGGAAATTTGCAACAATATATATATCACTAGTATTGATTCAAGTAGTAAATGTATGGTTTTTCATAACTACTGCAGGTAAAATTGAAGCAAATATAGCTTATGATATAAGAAAGATTGCATTTGAAAAACTACAAGTACTTTCCCTGTCTTACTATGACAATAAAGCTGTTGGTTGGTTAATGGCTAGAATGACTTCTGATATCAATAGGCTTAGTGAGACAATATCTTGGGGGCTTATTGACTTTGTTTGGGGATTTACAATGATGATATGTATTGTAGTTATAATGTTTTCATTGAATGTAAAACTAGCCCTTATCACTCTTGCTGTAATTCCTCCATTGGCCATAATAAGTGTCTATTTCCAAGAAAAAATACTTGTAGCCTATAGGAAAGTAAGAGCGATTAATTCAAGAATTACAGGCGCTTTCAATGAAGATATCTCTGGCGCAAAAACTACTAAGACATTAGTTAGAGAAGATGAAAACTTACAAGAATTTACTAAATTAACTAGTGAAATGAAAGAAAGTTCTGTAAAGGCTGTAACAATATCCTCCATATATTTACCAATAGTATTGCTATTAGGTAGTATAGGTACTGCTCTTGCACTTAATTTTGGCGGTAAAGGTGTTGCTCTAAATATAATAAGCTACGGAGTATTGGTATCCTTTATTAACTATACTATACAATTCTTTGAACCTGTAAGGCAAATGGCTGCAATATTTGCAGAATTGCAATCAGCACAAGCTTCAGCAGAAAGAGTCTTTTCTCTAATTAACGAAGATTTAGAAATAGAAGACAATATAAAAGTAACAAATAAGTATGGAGACTTTTTCAATCCTAAAAGAGAAGCTTGGCCTGAAATAAAAGGAGAAATAGAATTTAAGAATGTTTCATTTTCATATAATACTGGAGAAGAAATATTAAATGACTTCAATCTACATGTAAAACCAGGAGAAACTATTGCCCTTGTAGGTGAAACTGGATCAGGAAAAAGTACCATAGTTAATCTTCTCTGTAGATTCTATGAACCAACAGAGGGAGAAATATTATTTGATGGTGTTGACTATAGAGAAAGACCTCAAATATGGCTTCATGAAAATTTAGGATATGTTCTCCAATCTCCACATCTTTTCAGTGGAACTATAAAGGATAATATAATGTATGGAGATCTAAATGCTAGTGAGCTAGATATAATAAGAGCGAGCAAACTTGTTAATGCTCATGATTTCATAATGGAACTAGATAAGGAATATGATACTGAAGTTGGTGAAGGAGGAAATCTCCTTTCTACTGGACAAAAACAGCTTATATCCTTTGCTAGGGCAGTTTTAAGAAATCCAAAAATATTTGTATTAGATGAGGCAACTTCATCTATAGACACTGAAACAGAAAAGATAATTCAAGACACTATCCAAAAAGTATTGAAGGGAAGAACTAGTTTCATAATAGCCCACAGGCTTTCTACTATAGTAAATGCTGATAGAATACTGGTAATCAAGAAAGGCAAGGTAATTGAATCTGGAAACCACAGAGAATTAATGTCTAAGAAAGGTTACTATTATAGACTATATACAAATCAATTTGTAGAAGAACAAAGCAAAGTAATATTAAACTAA
- a CDS encoding phosphatase PAP2 family protein, with the protein MKGKKRTLFIVFLLLIIFLIFAFLAKNKESGIWIDEAVMESIHKNITPMKTTFMKAVTFFGSTYFLIIAGLAILIFSIRYRHRENIVPLILSTVGCSLLNTTLKHIVTRTRPINYFLIKQGGYSFPSGHSMISMCFYTTMTYLFTKNIKDKSKKILIWLGNFIIIGLIGYSRMYLGVHWFSDVLSGYIMGFLFFLFIIYLYNKNYQYK; encoded by the coding sequence ATGAAAGGGAAAAAAAGAACATTATTTATAGTGTTTTTACTATTGATTATTTTTCTCATATTTGCATTTTTAGCTAAAAATAAAGAAAGTGGTATTTGGATAGATGAAGCAGTAATGGAAAGCATACATAAAAACATTACTCCTATGAAAACTACATTCATGAAAGCTGTAACCTTTTTTGGTTCTACATATTTTCTCATAATAGCAGGATTAGCTATTCTTATTTTTTCTATTCGATATAGACATAGAGAAAATATAGTTCCACTTATACTTTCCACGGTGGGTTGTTCTTTATTAAATACAACCTTAAAGCATATTGTAACAAGAACAAGGCCTATAAATTACTTTTTAATTAAACAAGGTGGGTATAGTTTTCCAAGCGGTCATTCTATGATATCAATGTGTTTTTATACAACTATGACCTATTTATTTACTAAAAATATCAAAGATAAGAGCAAAAAAATACTAATTTGGTTAGGAAATTTTATTATCATAGGCCTTATAGGGTATAGTAGAATGTATTTAGGAGTTCATTGGTTTTCAGATGTCTTAAGTGGATATATAATGGGATTTTTATTTTTTCTTTTCATTATTTATTTATACAATAAAAATTATCAATATAAATAA
- the gcvPA gene encoding aminomethyl-transferring glycine dehydrogenase subunit GcvPA, whose protein sequence is MYPYIPNTSDDEKRMLEVIGAESVESLFSDIPDEVKLNRALNLPNSMSELEVRNILTKLSKENKTTNDLTCFLGAGAYDHYIPSVVNHVISRSEFYTSYTPYQAEISQGTLQYIFEYQTLIANLTGMDVSNASLYDVGSGLGEAAIMATNITRKDEIVVSKTVHPDSRRVLKTYAHVQGLKVIEIDETDGVTNLEELEKNIGKNTAAVIVQNPNFFGIIEDVKSVEEITHSNKKTMLVVSVDPISLGILKSPGELGADIVVGEGQSLGLPLNFGGPYLGFIATTQKNMRKLSGRIVGESVDADGNRAFVLTLQAREQHIRREKATSNICSNQGLNTLASAVYMVAMGKNGLKEVATQSALKAHYAYNSMINTGKYKPLFDKPFFKEFAVTSDIRGDKIKDELLKDNIIGGFLLDTYYPQYKDGILYCVTEKRTKEEIDKLVNVLEGIK, encoded by the coding sequence ATGTATCCTTATATCCCTAATACAAGTGATGATGAAAAGAGGATGTTGGAAGTTATTGGAGCTGAATCAGTAGAAAGCCTTTTTAGTGATATTCCAGATGAAGTAAAATTAAATAGGGCACTAAACTTACCAAATTCAATGTCTGAATTGGAAGTAAGAAACATCCTTACTAAATTGTCAAAAGAAAACAAAACTACAAATGATCTTACTTGCTTTTTAGGGGCTGGAGCATATGACCACTATATACCTTCTGTGGTAAACCATGTTATATCAAGAAGTGAATTTTATACATCATATACACCTTATCAAGCAGAAATAAGTCAAGGGACACTTCAATATATATTTGAGTACCAAACCCTTATAGCAAATTTGACAGGTATGGATGTTTCAAATGCTTCACTATATGATGTTGGTTCAGGTTTAGGAGAAGCAGCTATTATGGCTACTAATATTACTAGAAAAGATGAAATAGTAGTTTCTAAAACTGTACATCCAGATTCAAGAAGAGTGCTTAAAACTTATGCTCATGTTCAAGGTTTAAAAGTGATTGAAATAGATGAAACTGATGGAGTTACAAATTTAGAAGAACTAGAAAAAAACATAGGAAAGAATACAGCAGCAGTAATAGTTCAAAATCCAAATTTCTTTGGAATAATCGAAGATGTTAAGTCTGTTGAAGAGATTACTCATAGTAATAAAAAGACTATGTTAGTAGTAAGTGTAGACCCTATATCATTAGGAATATTAAAATCCCCTGGTGAACTAGGAGCAGATATTGTTGTAGGAGAAGGTCAATCTCTTGGATTACCTCTTAACTTTGGAGGTCCTTATCTAGGATTTATTGCTACAACACAAAAGAATATGAGAAAACTATCAGGAAGAATTGTAGGAGAATCTGTTGATGCAGATGGAAATAGAGCTTTTGTACTTACTCTTCAAGCTAGAGAACAACATATAAGAAGAGAAAAGGCAACATCAAATATTTGTTCTAACCAAGGACTTAATACTTTAGCTAGTGCTGTATATATGGTAGCTATGGGTAAGAATGGCTTGAAGGAAGTAGCAACTCAAAGTGCATTAAAGGCTCATTATGCATACAATAGTATGATAAATACTGGCAAATATAAACCATTGTTTGATAAACCTTTCTTCAAAGAATTTGCAGTAACTAGTGATATAAGAGGAGATAAAATCAAAGATGAATTGCTTAAAGACAATATAATAGGAGGATTCCTATTAGACACATATTATCCCCAATATAAAGATGGTATTCTTTACTGTGTTACAGAAAAGAGAACCAAAGAAGAAATCGATAAATTAGTAAATGTATTGGAGGGGATAAAATGA
- the gcvH gene encoding glycine cleavage system protein GcvH, with translation MKVMKGLLYTKDHEWIKVDGKEAFVGVADYAQAQLGDIVYVELPSIDDELEKEDAFAAVESVKAAADIYMPVSGKVIETNEALEDEPNLLNEDPYENWMIKIELSDTSELDDLMNSEDYEKYLAEEE, from the coding sequence ATGAAAGTTATGAAAGGTTTACTTTACACAAAGGATCATGAATGGATAAAAGTTGATGGAAAAGAAGCTTTTGTAGGAGTTGCAGACTATGCACAAGCACAATTAGGAGATATTGTTTATGTAGAATTACCTAGTATTGATGATGAATTAGAAAAAGAAGATGCTTTTGCAGCTGTTGAATCTGTTAAAGCTGCTGCAGATATATATATGCCAGTTTCAGGAAAGGTAATAGAAACAAACGAAGCATTAGAAGATGAACCAAATCTATTAAATGAAGATCCTTATGAAAACTGGATGATTAAGATTGAATTAAGCGATACAAGTGAATTAGATGATTTAATGAATTCTGAAGATTATGAGAAGTACCTTGCAGAGGAGGAATAA
- the lpdA gene encoding dihydrolipoyl dehydrogenase codes for MFTLVKNIAVIGAGPGGYVAAIRGAQLGANIYLIESGKQGIGGTCLNRGCIPTKTYFRNAEIMSTIKNSEEFGITVDGFHLDGKALQERKNKVVNQLKGGIESLIKSYDNIELISGKASIKDKNTIMVQCDNGEEREISVDNIVIATGSEPTMTETKGVDLEGVITSDDLLDMEEIPETLIVVGAGVIGVEFASIYNGLGSNVILLASRMLKNADMEVRKRITPYLKRQGIDVYMDIRAKEIIKEGDKLRVVAKYKTKDKEVEVVGDKVLIASGRGAVVEGLNLDGVGIEYTHKGIHVNDDFETNVEGIYAIGDVNDVGIQLAHVASSQGVYVMEKLMGIKPEINLDVYPNCVFCLPEVAHVGLTEEEAKEKGIEFKSSKFLFGANGKALTLGETDGFIKVLADENNKIIGVHIIGPHANDLIHEGALAIANELNVEHIAKTIHAHPTLSEAFAEATLGLNDQAIHMAKPRKRR; via the coding sequence GTGTTTACTTTGGTTAAGAATATAGCAGTAATAGGAGCTGGACCTGGAGGATATGTAGCAGCTATTAGAGGAGCACAATTAGGAGCAAATATTTATCTGATTGAAAGTGGTAAGCAAGGAATAGGGGGAACATGTCTCAATAGAGGCTGTATCCCTACTAAAACATATTTTAGAAATGCTGAAATAATGTCAACTATTAAAAACAGTGAAGAGTTTGGAATAACTGTAGATGGTTTTCATTTAGATGGCAAGGCTCTACAGGAAAGAAAGAACAAAGTAGTAAATCAACTAAAGGGTGGCATTGAAAGTCTTATTAAATCCTATGACAATATAGAACTCATAAGTGGAAAGGCTTCTATAAAAGACAAGAACACTATAATGGTTCAATGTGACAATGGTGAAGAAAGAGAAATATCTGTTGACAATATTGTTATAGCTACTGGTTCGGAACCTACAATGACAGAAACAAAGGGTGTTGATTTAGAAGGAGTTATTACAAGTGATGATTTACTTGATATGGAAGAAATACCTGAAACATTAATTGTTGTAGGTGCAGGAGTTATAGGTGTTGAGTTTGCAAGTATATACAATGGATTAGGTTCTAATGTAATATTACTTGCATCAAGGATGTTAAAAAATGCAGATATGGAAGTTCGAAAGAGAATTACGCCTTATCTAAAGAGACAAGGTATAGATGTATATATGGATATTAGGGCAAAGGAAATAATCAAAGAAGGGGACAAACTAAGAGTTGTTGCCAAATATAAGACAAAAGATAAAGAAGTGGAAGTAGTAGGAGATAAGGTTCTAATAGCTTCAGGAAGAGGAGCTGTAGTTGAAGGATTAAATCTAGATGGAGTAGGCATAGAATATACTCATAAGGGAATTCATGTAAATGATGACTTTGAAACCAATGTTGAAGGGATATATGCTATTGGAGATGTGAATGATGTAGGAATTCAACTTGCTCATGTGGCTTCTAGTCAAGGTGTATATGTAATGGAAAAACTTATGGGAATTAAGCCAGAGATCAATTTAGATGTATATCCAAACTGTGTATTCTGTCTTCCAGAAGTAGCTCACGTTGGTCTTACTGAAGAAGAAGCTAAGGAAAAAGGTATTGAGTTTAAATCTAGTAAATTCTTATTTGGGGCTAATGGAAAGGCATTAACTCTAGGAGAAACTGATGGATTTATAAAGGTATTAGCTGATGAGAACAACAAGATAATAGGTGTTCACATCATTGGACCTCATGCTAATGATTTGATTCATGAAGGAGCATTGGCAATTGCCAATGAGTTAAATGTTGAACATATAGCGAAAACTATTCATGCTCATCCTACACTTAGTGAAGCCTTTGCAGAAGCAACATTAGGATTGAATGATCAAGCTATTCATATGGCTAAGCCTAGGAAGAGAAGATAA
- a CDS encoding IS1182 family transposase, giving the protein MLKGKNNQLSIYSILYNKIPENHTLKLINKAIDLSFVTKLLEVSYNKYYGRPAKDPELMIRLLILQYLYNLSDEKLIEECSLNLAFMWFLGINPDDDLPDSSLLSKFRVHRLNDITLDQIITEIVRQCIEKGIIKDTGISIDATHTEANTFKATPERVIKHLAKKIFKTYEEESGELPKNIDKDIPDYKQIENHKEAKKTMKDYLEKEIEKVENIVNQEENPKTIKVLENAKEILKDPKFIEQRGVRSIVDQEARVGHKSKTERFFGYKTEFMMTTDERIITAVTVKSGEYVDGTNFDKLIELTNQTGLKVEEVFGDKAYFRKPILDKIKEIEAKAYIPISEMSYKIDEEIFSYNKDSDEWFCSQGNITIRKKHRKDKSGKETYKYYFEKEKCRNCSKREECKTGKNIGKILEVGINTPEFYGYSQEQKTDGFKEKYKKRACHEGKNGEMKNHHGLNRARGYGLRSMSTQAKLTAIAVNLKRIASILSSKFSFIMKFFRFKLVFY; this is encoded by the coding sequence ATGCTTAAAGGCAAAAATAATCAATTAAGCATCTACTCAATATTATATAATAAAATACCAGAAAATCATACATTAAAATTAATAAATAAAGCTATAGACTTAAGTTTTGTAACGAAACTACTTGAAGTATCATACAACAAATACTATGGAAGGCCAGCTAAGGACCCTGAACTTATGATTAGACTTTTGATATTACAGTACTTGTACAATTTGTCGGATGAAAAGCTAATTGAAGAATGTTCATTAAACTTAGCATTTATGTGGTTTTTAGGAATAAATCCAGATGACGATTTGCCAGATTCAAGTTTACTATCTAAATTTAGAGTACATAGATTAAATGATATAACATTAGATCAAATAATAACTGAAATTGTAAGACAGTGCATAGAAAAAGGAATAATTAAAGATACTGGTATTAGCATAGATGCAACCCATACAGAAGCTAATACTTTCAAAGCTACTCCTGAAAGAGTAATAAAACACTTAGCAAAGAAAATATTTAAAACTTATGAAGAAGAATCAGGAGAACTACCTAAAAATATAGATAAAGATATTCCAGATTACAAACAAATTGAAAATCATAAAGAAGCAAAGAAAACTATGAAGGATTATCTTGAAAAAGAAATTGAAAAAGTTGAAAACATTGTTAATCAAGAGGAAAATCCTAAAACAATAAAAGTTTTGGAAAATGCAAAAGAAATATTAAAAGATCCAAAATTCATAGAACAAAGAGGAGTTAGATCAATAGTTGACCAAGAAGCAAGAGTCGGGCATAAAAGTAAAACAGAACGTTTTTTTGGATATAAAACAGAATTTATGATGACAACTGATGAGAGGATAATAACAGCAGTAACAGTAAAAAGTGGAGAATATGTAGATGGAACAAACTTTGATAAATTAATAGAATTGACTAATCAAACAGGTCTAAAAGTAGAAGAAGTCTTTGGAGATAAAGCATATTTTAGAAAGCCCATATTAGATAAAATAAAGGAAATAGAAGCAAAGGCATATATCCCAATAAGTGAAATGTCATATAAAATAGATGAAGAAATATTTAGTTACAACAAAGATTCAGATGAATGGTTTTGTAGCCAAGGAAACATAACAATAAGAAAAAAACATAGAAAAGACAAAAGCGGAAAAGAGACATATAAATATTACTTTGAAAAGGAAAAGTGCAGGAATTGTAGTAAAAGAGAAGAGTGCAAAACTGGCAAAAATATTGGTAAGATTCTTGAAGTAGGTATAAACACTCCTGAATTTTATGGATACAGCCAAGAACAAAAAACAGATGGATTCAAAGAAAAATACAAAAAAAGAGCTTGCCATGAAGGGAAAAATGGTGAAATGAAAAATCATCATGGATTAAACCGTGCTCGAGGGTACGGTTTAAGAAGCATGTCCACGCAAGCAAAATTAACTGCAATAGCAGTTAATTTAAAGAGGATAGCAAGCATACTATCCTCTAAATTCTCTTTTATTATGAAGTTTTTTAGATTTAAATTGGTATTTTATTAG